One Dromiciops gliroides isolate mDroGli1 chromosome 3, mDroGli1.pri, whole genome shotgun sequence DNA segment encodes these proteins:
- the C1QTNF5 gene encoding complement C1q tumor necrosis factor-related protein 5, translating into MRPLLPLLLLALVAGSPPLDDNKIPSLCSGHPGVPGTPGHHGNQGLPGRDGRDGRDGAPGTPGEKGAGGHPGLPGPRGDPGPPGESGPMGAAGPAGECAVPPRSAFSAKRSESRVPPPADTPLPFDRVLVNEQGHYDPTTGKFTCQVPGLYYFAVHATVYRASLQFDLVKNGESVASFFQFFGGWPKPASLSGGALVRLEPEDQVWVQVGVGDYIGIYASVKTDSTFSGFLVYSDWHSSPVFA; encoded by the exons ATGAGGCCGCTCCTGCCCCTACTGCTGCTGGCCCTGGTGGCCGGCTCGCCCCCATTGGACGACAACAAGATCCCCAGCCTGTGCTCCGGGCATCCTGGCGTCCCGGGCACCCCCGGGCATCACGGCAACCAAGGCCTGCCTGGCCGCGATGGCCGAGATGGGCGAGATGGGGCGCCTGGGACTCCGGGCGAGAAGGGTGCCGGCGGGCACCCGG GGCTGCCCGGGCCTCGGGGGGACCCGGGGCCACCAGGAGAATCAGGGCCAATGGGAGCAGCAGGACCAGCGGGTGAATGCGCAGTGCCTCCCCGGTCAGCCTTTAGTGCCAAACGCTCAGAAAGCCGGGTGCCTCCACCTGCTGACACACCCTTGCCATTCGACCGGGTGCTTGTGAACGAGCAGGGGCACTATGATCCTACCACGGGCAAGTTTACCTGCCAGGTGCCCGGCCTCTACTACTTTGCCGTCCATGCCACCGTCTACCGAGCCAGTCTGCAGTTCGACCTTGTGAAGAATGGCGAGTCGGTGGCTTCCTTCTTCCAGTTCTTTGGGGGGTGGCCAAAGCCAGCCTCACTCTCTGGGGGAGCCCTAGTAAGACTGGAGCCTGAGGACCAAGTCTGGGTGCAAGTGGGTGTGGGTGACTACATCGGCATTTATGCCAGTGTCAAGACAGACAGTACCTTCTCTGGCTTCCTAGTTTATTCTGACTGGCACAGTTCCCCTGTCTTTGCCTGA
- the RNF26 gene encoding E3 ubiquitin-protein ligase RNF26, producing MEAVYLVLNGIGLALDVLSFVLDLNFLLVSSLLAALTWMVTFIYNLPHTVLAGLLHLGRGTLLSFVAATESLIRLLLGVLQAVGALLRSCCSGLESLKVVGHLALHVATRGRELVHRGVLSMVSSSHALLRQACDVCAIAMSLAAYVVNSLVNICLIGTQNLFALGLALWDSVTGPLWRVTDVLGAFFAHVSSSAVAMAILLWTPCQLVLELVASTTRLLASVLLANLFGLVLLVVVLAVTITILHPDFAMRLAVRVTEQFHALPSYHRLRGDVVRLCRLALGSESWRRVRSRSLQLASWPIGGGGGRAGGGGAPGAPQGGPRRGPPARIRGHEHPPDPVPRLPFRPEEGAGAARVAPVRGRERLNEEEPLPGHDPWQLLKEQEERKKCVICQDQSKTVLLLPCRHLCLCQACTEILLRQPVYQQNCPLCRQDILQTLNVYL from the coding sequence ATGGAGGCCGTGTACCTGGTGTTGAACGGAATCGGCCTGGCCTTGGATGTGCTGAGCTTCGTGCTGGACCTCAACTTCCTCCTCGTGTCCTCCTTGCTGGCCGCCCTGACCTGGATGGTGACCTTCATCTACAACCTGCCACACACGGTCCTGGCCGGCCTCCTGCATCTGGGCCGGGGGACGCTGCTGTCCTTCGTGGCTGCCACGGAAAGCCTGATCCGCCTGCTCCTGGGGGTCCTGCAGGCGGTGGGAGCCCTGCTGCGGAGCTGTTGTTCAGGCCTGGAGAGCCTGAAGGTGGTGGGCCACCTGGCCTTACACGTGGCCACGAGGGGCAGAGAGCTGGTCCATCGTGGGGTCCTGAGCATGGTCTCCTCCAGCCATGCCCTGCTGCGCCAGGCCTGTGACGTCTGCGCCATCGCCATGAGCTTGGCGGCCTACGTGGTCAACAGTCTGGTCAACATCTGCCTCATTGGAACTCAGAACCTCTTTGCCCTTGGACTGGCCCTCTGGGACTCTGTGACGGGGCCGCTGTGGAGAGTGACTGATGTGTTAGGAGCCTTCTTTGCCCATGTTTCCAGCAGTGCTGTTGCCATGGCAATTCTCCTCTGGACTCCTTGCCAGTTGGTACTGGAGTTAGTAGCCTCTACCACCCGTCTTCTGGCCAGTGTCTTGCTAGCTAATCTCTTTGGCTTGGTGTTGCTGGTGGTAGTGTTGGCAGTGACCATAACCATCCTGCACCCAGATTTTGCCATGCGGCTGGCAGTCCGGGTAACTGAGCAGTTTCATGCCCTGCCTTCTTACCACCGGCTCCGTGGGGATGTGGTACGACTCTGCCGATTGGCACTGGGTTCAGAGTCTTGGCGCAGGGTACGGAGCCGGAGCCTGCAGCTGGCAAGCTGGCCCATTGGTGGGGGTGgtggaagagcaggaggagggggGGCCCCTGGGGCCCCCCAGGGTGGGCCAAGGAGGGGGCCACCTGCCAGAATCCGGGGACACGAGCATCCTCCTGACCCAGTGCCCAGGCTTCCCTTTCGACCAGaggaaggggcaggggcagctcgGGTGGCACCTGTCAGGGGCCGGGAAAGACTCAATGAGGAGGAGCCACTGCCTGGGCATGACCCATGGCAGCTGCTGAAGgaacaagaggaaagaaagaaatgcgtCATCTGTCAGGACCAAAGTAAAACTGTGCTTTTGCTACCGTGTCGACACCTCTGCCTATGCCAAGCCTGCACCGAGATTCTGCTGCGTCAACCAGTCTATCAGCAAAATTGCCCACTGTGTCGTCAGGATATCCTGCAGACCCTCAACGTCTACCTCTGA